In the genome of Xyrauchen texanus isolate HMW12.3.18 chromosome 33, RBS_HiC_50CHRs, whole genome shotgun sequence, one region contains:
- the mtr gene encoding LOW QUALITY PROTEIN: methionine synthase (The sequence of the model RefSeq protein was modified relative to this genomic sequence to represent the inferred CDS: inserted 3 bases in 3 codons; deleted 1 base in 1 codon; substituted 1 base at 1 genomic stop codon): MSPTIYQSSAAGGDVSLLDELTDLLQHRILVLDGGMGTMIQQRYLEEEHFRGQEFKDHPKSLKGNNDILSITQPDVIYSIHKEYLLAGADIIETNTFSSTSVAQADYGMEDLAYRLNKASAELARKAADDVTAQTGCKRFVAGAVGPTNKTLSVSPSVERPDFRNITFDELVDTYSEQVKGLLDGGVDILLVETIFDTANAKVALFAIDKLFEDSYKARPIFISGTIVDKSGRTLSGQTGEAFVISLSHIKPLCIGLNCALGASEMRPLIEAIGKSTGAFAICYPNAGLPNTFGGYDETPDVTGAHLKEFAVDGLVNVVGGCCGTTPEHIRAIADGVRHVQPRVPPKDVYNDHMLLSGLEPFRIGPYTNFVNIGELXRGGSRKFAKLIMXGNYEEALSIAKAQVEMGAQVLDINMDEGMLDGPTAMTRFCNLIASEPDISRVPLCIDSSNFAVIEXGLKCCQGSVSINSISLKEGEEDFLLRARQVRRYGAAVVVMAFDEEGQATETDEKVRICSRALHLLISKVGFNPNDIIFDPNILTIGTGMDEHSMYAINFIRATRLLKESLPGARVSGGLSNLSFSFRGMEAIREAMHGAFLYHAIKDGMDMGIVNAGSLPVYDDIDKELLLLCENLIWNRDPEATEKLLLYAQNNAKGGKKVIQTDEWRLNSVEERLEYALIKGIEKYVVQDTEEARAQMDRYPRPLHVIEGPLMNGMKTVGDLFGAGKMFLPQVYRTDVIGLSGLITPSLDEMIYVAKEMERLGLKIPLLIGGATTSKTHTAVKIAPRYSAPVVHVLDASRSVVVCAQLLDEVAREDFFEEIKEEYEDVRHDHYDSLKDRRFLSLNQAREKGLHIDWLSQPRPVRPQFLGTHVFESYDLRALVEFIDWKPFFDVWQLRGKYPNRGYPKIFKDKTVGEEARRVHDDALKLLNRLIDSRGLQARGLVGFWPAQSDGDDIHLYSDDVTSPVGTFYGLRQQAEKDSASSEPYLCLSDFVAPRGSGVQDYVGLFAVAVFGAEELSLKFEQQGDDYSSIMVKALADRLAEAFAEEVHVRVRRDLWGYSSEEHLPATDLHRLRYEGIRPAAGYPSQPDHTEKHTMWKLADIQEKTGIGLTESLAMSPAASVSGLYFSNPKSSYFAVGKITKEQVEDYACRKQMDVSEVERWLGXILGYNTD, translated from the exons ATGTCGCCAACGATATATCAGAGTTCCGCCGCTG GTGGAGATGTCTCTCTTCTGGACGAACTCACGGATCTTCTTCAGCACAGGATTCTGGTTTTGGACGGAGGGATGGGGACGATGATCCAGCAGAGATACCTGGAAGAGGAGCATTTTAGAGGTCAAGAGTTCAAAGATCATCCCAAGAGTCTGAAGGGCAACAATGATATTCTGAGCATCACTCAACCTGATGTCATCTACAGCATACACAAG GAGTATCTTCTGGCAGGTGCTGACATCATCGAAACAAACACGTTCAGCAGCACCAGCGTCGCTCAGGCTGATTATGGGATGGAGGACCTG GCGTATCGGTTGAATAAGGCATCCGCGGAACTCGCCAGAAAGGCGGCCGATGATGTCACTGCGCAAACAG GTTGTAAGCGGTTTGTAGCCGGAGCCGTCGGTCCCACCAATAAAACTTTGTCTGTGTCGCCGTCAGTGGAGAGACCGGACTTCAGGAATATCA cgtTTGATGAGCTGGTAGATACATACTCCGAGCAGGTCAAAGGTCTTCTGGATGGTGGTGTTGATATTCTGCTGGTGGAGACCATCTTTGATACGGCAAATGCAAAG GTGGCTTTATTTGCAATCGACAAACTTTTTGAAGACTCTTATAAAGCCCGACCCATATTT atttcTGGCACTATAGTAGATAAGAGCGGTCGGACTCTCTCGGGTCAGACAGGTGAAGCGTTCGTCATCAGTTTGTCTCACATTAAACCGTTGTG CATTGGTTTGAATTGTGCTCTGGGTGCATCTGAAATGCGTCCGCTTATTGAAGCGATAGGAAAGAGCACTGGAGCTTTC GCCATCTGTTACCCAAACGCAG GTCTGCCAAATACATTTGGAGGGTACGACGAGACCCCTGATGTCACGGGCGCACATTTAAAG GAGTTTGCTGTGGACGGTTTGGTGAATGTTGTTGGCGGCTGCTGTGGAACGACGCCGGAGCACATCCG ggcGATTGCTGACGGTGTCCGTCACGTCCAACCCAGAGTTCCTCCGAAAGACGTTTATAATGATCATATGCTGCTCTCAG GTCTGGAGCCGTTCCGAATCGGTCCGTACACAAACTTCGTGAACATCGGAGAGCTGTAGCGTGGCGGATCACGCAAGTTTGCCAAACTCATCA GCGGAAATTATGAG GAGGCGCTGAGTATCGCTAAAGCTCAGGTGGAGATGGGCGCTCAGGTTCTGGACATTAACATGGATGAGGGGATGCTGGACGGGCCGACTGCCATGACCCGCTTCTGTAACCTCATCGCATCTGAGCCCGACATCTCCAGG GTACCCCTGTGTATCGACTCGTCCAACTTTGCGGTGATAG GCGGGCTTAAGTGTTGCCAGGGAAGTGTATCGATCAACAGCATCAGCCTCAAAGAAGGCGAGGAAGACTTCCTGCTACGGGCCAGACAGGTCCGGCGCTACGGTGCCGCTGTGGTTGTCATGGCGTTTGATGAGGAGGGGCAG GCGACAGAAACAGATGAGAAGGTGAGGATCTGCTCAAGAGCGCTTCACCTCCTCATCAGCAAGGTGGGCTTCAACCCAAATGACATCATCTTTGACCCCAACATCCTGACCATTGGCACAGGCATGGATGAGCACAGCATGTATGCCATCAACTTCATCAGAGCCACGAGACTTTTAAAG GAGAGTTTGCCGGGTGCTCGGGTCAGTGGAGGTCTTTCTAACCTCTCGTTCTCCTTCAGAGGGATGGAAGCCATCAGAGAAGCCATGCACGGAGCCTTCCTCTACCACGCCATTAAG GATGGGATGGATATGGGAATCGTGAATGCTGGCAGTCTGCCGGTGTATGACGACATTGATAAAGAACTTCTGCTGCTATGTGAGAACCTGATCTGGAACCGAGATCCAGAAGCCACTGAGAAACTGCTGCTGTATGCACAG AATAACGCTAAAGGAGGAAAGAAAGTGATTCAGACGGACGAGTGGAGACTCAACAGTGTGGAGGAAAGACTTGAGTACGCTCTTATAAAG GGTATTGAGAAGTATGTAGTGCAGGACACAGAAGAGGCACGAGCTCAGATGGACCGATACCCACGACCGCTGCACGTCATCGAGGGTCCGCTCATGAACGGCATGAAGACTGTAGGAGATCTGTTCGGAGCGGGGAAGATGTTCTTACCTCAG GTGTACCGTACTG atgtCATCGGTCTGTCTGGTTTGATCACTCCGTCTCTGGATGAAATGATTTATGTTGCTAAAGAAATGGAGCGTTTGGGGTTGAAGATTCCTCTGTTGATCGGCGGAGCCACGACATCAAA GACTCACACGGCTGTTAAAATAGCTCCACGCTACAGCGCACCAGTCGTCCATGTACTTGACGCGTCTCGCAGTGTAGTTGTG TGTGCTCAGCTGTTGGATGAAGTTGCTCGTGAAGATTTCTTCGAGGAGATCAAAGAGGAGTATGAAGACGTCCGACACGATCACTATGATTCACTGAAG GATAGAAGATTTTTGTCGCTGAATCAGGCCAGAGAGAAAGGCCTCCATATCGACTGGCTGTCTCAACCAAGACCAG TGCGGCCGCAGTTCCTGGGCACACACGTGTTTGAGTCGTATGACCTGCGGGCGCTGGTGGAGTTCATCGATTGGAAACCATTCTTCGACGTTTGGCAGCTGAGGGGGAAATATCCCAATCGCGGCTACCCCAAAATATTCAAGGACAAAACTGTGG GTGAGGAAGCTCGTCGTGTCCATGACGACGCTTTGAAGCTGTTGAATCGTTTGATTGACAGCAGGGGTCTTCAGGCCCGCGGGCTGGTGGGGTTCTGGCCCGCTCAGAGCGACGGTGATGATATACACCTGTACTCTGATGATGTCACATCACCTGTCGGCACATTCTACGGCCTCAGACAACAG GCAGAGAAAGACTCGGCGAGCTCGGAGCCGTACTTGTGTCTGTCAGATTTCGTGGCTCCTCGCGGCAGCGGCGTTCAGGATTACGTGGGTCTGTTCGCTGTGGCCGTGTTTGGAGCAGAAGAGCTCAGTCTGAAGTTTGAACAGCAGGGAGACGATTACAGCAGCATCATGGTCAAAGCGCTCGCGGATAGACTGGCTGAG GCGTTTGCAGAAGAGGTGCATGTTCGTGTGCGGAGGGATCTGTGGGGTTACAGCAGTGAGGAACATCTGCCTGCGACTGACCTGCACCGGCTACGATATGAGGGGATACGTCCTGCCGCCGGTTACCCCAGTCAACCCGACCACACCGAGAAACACACCATGTGGAAACTCGCAGACATACAGGAGAAAACCG GTATTGGTTTAACGGAGTCTCTGGCGATGAGTCCAGCTGCATCCGTGTCAGGACTGTATTTCTCCAACCCCAAATCTTCCTACTTTGCTGTGGGTAAAATCACTAAAGAGCAG gtggaggACTACGCATGTAGGAAACAAATGGACGTGTCCGAGGTGGAGAGATGGCTCG CGATCCTCGGCTACAACACCGACTGA